The genomic segment ATTCAATGAATTTACCGCTCAAGCGGAAACCATTGCGAATTTCTATGAAAACCGTGAATTTAATAAAGCTATTCGTGCCATTATGGAATTAACCGATAAAGCCAATAAATACATTGACGACAAAGCCCCTTGGGTCATCGCCAAAGAAGAGGGCAAAGAGGCTGAATTACAAGCGGTTTGTTCAATGGGCATTGAGCTATTCCGTGTGCTAATGAGCTACTTAAAACCGGTGTTACCAAAACTGGCAGAACGTGCCGAAGCATTCTTACAAAGCGAATTACGTTGGGATAATATCGCTACCCCATTATTCGGGCATACCGTGGCACCGTTTAAATCGCTATTCTCACGCCTTGAGAAAAAACAGATTGATGCAGTTATTGATGAAACCAAAGCCTTATTTGCAGAGGCGAATAAGAAAACCGAAAACCAAACCAAAGGAACACAAAAAGTGGAACAACAAGCGCTCGAAAAACAAGAAAATATTGCAGTTGAGCCAATCAGCCCTGAAATTACGATTGATGATTTCGCTAAATTAGATTTGCGTGCAGCCAAAGTATTGAACTGCGAGGCAGTGCCGAAATCAGACAAAATGTTACGTTTTGAGCTGGATTTAGGTGATCACCAACGCCAAGTGTTCTCCGGCATTAAAGCGGCCTACCCAAATCCGGAAGCACTTATCGGGCGTTTTGTGATTGTAATTGCCAACCTTGCTCCACGCAAAATGTCGTTCGGTATGTCGGAAGGAATGATTTTATCTGCCGGCACAGGCGGTGCGAACCTATTCTTATTAGATGCAGACAGCGGTGTTCAGCCAGGAATGCAAGTTAAATAGGAGAAGATGATGATTCAACAAACGCTTTCTATTATTAAGCCGGATGCTACACGCCGTAATTTAATCGGCAAAATTTTGGCTCAATTGGAAGAAAACGGGCTGACTATCAAAGCTCTAAAAAAAGTACATCTTACCCGTGAGCAAGCGGAAGGATTTTATGCGGAACACAAAGGCAAAGATTTCTTTGAGCCGTTAGTGGAATTTATGACATCAGGATCTATTGTCGTTTCTGTACTGGAAGGGGAAAATGCGATCAACCATTATCGTGCATTAATGGGAGCAACCAATCCGGATAACCGTGAAAAAGGCACAATTCGTGATCTTTACGCCTTAAGTATGCGTGAAAATTCAGTACACGGCTCAGATTCAGAAGAGTCGGCAAAACGTGAGATTGCGTACTTCTTTGTGCCGAGTGAGATTGTTTAATAAAGTAGGGGCGAAAAATTTTTCGCCCCACTATTGTAATTCGCCCCTAGCGTAGATTAAATATATTCCACACCCACAATGTCAAACTCAACTTTACCGCCCGGTGTGGTAATGCTGACCGAATCGTCCACTTCTTTGCCGATTAAACCACGAGCAATCGGGGAATTCACTGAAATTAAGCCCTCTTTAATATTGGCTTCATCATCACCCACAATGCGGTAAGTGACTTCTTCATCAGTATCGGCATTCACTAACTGCACCGTTGCCCCAAAAATTACTTTGCCGTTGTTTGCCATTTTAGTGACGTCAATAATTTGAGCATTGCCCAATTTGCCTTCGATTTCTTGAATCCGCCCTTCGCAGAAACCTTGTTGTTCACGGGCTGCGTGATACTCAGCGTTCTCTTTTAAATCACCGTGTTCACGGGCTTCTGCAATCGCATCAATAATTTGAGGACGACGCACATTTTTTAAAAAATCCAATTCTTCACGCAGTTGCTCTGCACCACGCACCGTCATAGGAATTTGTTTCATTAAATCTATTTCCTTACTAAAAATTATCGGTTTACGAATTAAAACGAAAGGGCTATTATTCAATTTCTCACTAAAAATTTCAACTCCCCTTTTATTATGATTTTTAAAAATTTCACTCGTGCTTTTTTAAATAAATTTATCTTATCTACACTCCTGATTCCAAGCATTACACAGGCTGAAATTAATACCGAAGAATTATTAAACACCTTGCCTGCCGGCACTTCTGTTAGCTTTATTGCTAAAAATTTAGACACTAATCAAATCGTCACCCAATACCAAAGTGATATTTTTATGCTACCTGCCAGCACTCAAAAAGTCTTTACGGCATTGGCAGCTAAATTAACCTTAACCGATGATTTCCGCTTTCAAACTGCCCTCTTAACCAACGGAAAAATAGAAAACGGAGTGTTAAAAGGCAATTTAATTGCCCGTTTTAGTGGCGACCCTGAGCTTACAAGCGGTCAAATTTACCAATTAATGAGCAAATTAAAGCAACAAGGCATCAACAAAATTGAAGGAGATTTAATTTTAGACACGTCGGTTTTTGCCAGCCACGACAAAGCCTCCGGTTGGATTTGGAACGACTTAACAATGTGCTTTAACGCCCCACCTGCGGCAATTAATGTGGATCACAACTGTTTTTATGTCACCTTAAATGCCGACCAACCCATTGGCGAATTTGCTAAAGTGAATGTGCCGTCCGCTTATCCGGTGCAGATGTTTAGCTCTGCTTATATTGTCGAGCCGAAAGAAGCCCCTTTTTGCCAACTTGATGTAGTGGTTCACGATAACAACCGCTACCAAATCAAAGGCTGTATGGCTCGCCAGTCTCAACCGTTTGGCTTAAGTTTTTCGGTGCAAGACCCAACCAATTATGGGGCAAATATGCTTAAAGCCCAGTTAAAAAGCCTTAAAATTGCCTTTAACGGGCAAGTAAAAGAGCCACTCACTGCCCAAAACGGCACGCTACTTGCCGAGCATTATTCCGAGTCTTTGCCGGTATTATTGAAGAAAATGATGAAAAAATCGGATAACCAAATTGCCGATGCTCTATTTAGAACCATTGCCAACAAGCAACACAACCGCCCGGCATCGTTCCAATTAGGTAGTTATGTGATTCGCCAGTTATTAAAAACCAAAGCCAATATTGATTTTAAAAACAGCGTAGTGGCTGATGGCTCAGGGCTTTCCCGCCATAATCAAGTCAGCAGCCGAACAATGCTGGAAACCCTTGAATATATCGCCCAAAACGAAGAAAGCTTAAAACTGTTTGAAACCTTCCCGATTGCAGGCGTGGACGGTACTATTTCCGGCAGAGGCTCTATTTCAACCGAACCGCTTGCCAAAAACCTAGTTGCCAAAACCGGCTCGCTGAAAGGGGTTTACAACCTTGCCGGCTTTATGAAAAACGCCCGTGGCGAACGCATTGCTTTTGTGCAATTTATTAACGGCTATTCCACCGGAGAGCTGGAAAGCAAAACTAAGCGAGCTCCGCTTAATACATTTGAAAATAAGTTTTATATGGCGTTGTTTAATGAATAGGACTTATATTTTGTGTGACGGAGTGTTAAAATGTAGCCACTTCACTACAAAAAGGAGGTACAAATGACTATTATGACCAGCAGAGAGTTTAATCAGCACTTAAGCCAAGCACAAAAGGCAGCACAATTTTCACCTGTAATTATCACTAATCGAGGTGAACCGGCTTTTGTATTAATGAGTTATACCGAATATCAAAAGACGCATATAAAGCCTGTCAGAAGTGCTTTAGAAGCACTAACACCAATAGACAACGAAGATATTGAGTTAGTCTTACAACCTCGCAGTACGAATCGAAGAAAGCTCTCTATTTTTGAGGATGAATAATGTATTTACTTGATACCAATATCATTAGCGAAATCCGAAAAATCAATACAGGCAAAGCCAATCAGGGGGTTATTGATTGGCTTTCCGCCGTTCCAGGAAATCAACTCTATACAAATGCAATCGTATTAATGGAATTAGAACGAGGTGTATCGGCAAAAGAGCGTAAAGATAAACAGCAAGGGGCGATATTACGCAAATGGTTAGAGCAAGTGATTAAACCGTTTTTTGCACAGAGAACGCTCACGATTGATGCACAAACCTCTCAAGTGTGTGCCAAACTACACATTCCGGATCACGCCCCTGAAAATGATGCATGGATTGCGGCAAATGCAATTCAGCATAATTTTATTTTAGTCACACACAATACGAATAATTTTGCCCGTACAGGCGTAAAGCTACTCGATCCATTTAAAAGCTAAACACAAGCGGTCGTAAATTTTTAACATTTTACGACCGCTTGTTCTTTTCTAAGCCATTAAATCTTGATGGTTTCGTTGCATTTTCACCTCAATATAACTACAACTTGGCTTGATTTTCAGGCCTTTTTCTTGAGCAAACGCAATTAAAGCATTGTAAAGCTCTCCTGCAATACCTTTACCTTGAAAAGCATCATCCACTCGGGTGCTGTAAGCATCAATCACGTTCTCTTTTATATAGCGATAACGTAATGTGCCTGCTTTTAGGTTGTTTTCGGTAAAATAGTCAAATGTGAAATCTGCTAAATTGTGGTTAATCATAGT from the Mannheimia haemolytica genome contains:
- the ndk gene encoding Nucleoside diphosphate kinase, giving the protein MIQQTLSIIKPDATRRNLIGKILAQLEENGLTIKALKKVHLTREQAEGFYAEHKGKDFFEPLVEFMTSGSIVVSVLEGENAINHYRALMGATNPDNREKGTIRDLYALSMRENSVHGSDSEESAKREIAYFFVPSEIV
- the greA gene encoding Transcript cleavage factor greA; the protein is MKQIPMTVRGAEQLREELDFLKNVRRPQIIDAIAEAREHGDLKENAEYHAAREQQGFCEGRIQEIEGKLGNAQIIDVTKMANNGKVIFGATVQLVNADTDEEVTYRIVGDDEANIKEGLISVNSPIARGLIGKEVDDSVSITTPGGKVEFDIVGVEYI
- the dacB gene encoding D-alanyl-D-alanine carboxypeptidase dacB precursor — protein: MIFKNFTRAFLNKFILSTLLIPSITQAEINTEELLNTLPAGTSVSFIAKNLDTNQIVTQYQSDIFMLPASTQKVFTALAAKLTLTDDFRFQTALLTNGKIENGVLKGNLIARFSGDPELTSGQIYQLMSKLKQQGINKIEGDLILDTSVFASHDKASGWIWNDLTMCFNAPPAAINVDHNCFYVTLNADQPIGEFAKVNVPSAYPVQMFSSAYIVEPKEAPFCQLDVVVHDNNRYQIKGCMARQSQPFGLSFSVQDPTNYGANMLKAQLKSLKIAFNGQVKEPLTAQNGTLLAEHYSESLPVLLKKMMKKSDNQIADALFRTIANKQHNRPASFQLGSYVIRQLLKTKANIDFKNSVVADGSGLSRHNQVSSRTMLETLEYIAQNEESLKLFETFPIAGVDGTISGRGSISTEPLAKNLVAKTGSLKGVYNLAGFMKNARGERIAFVQFINGYSTGELESKTKRAPLNTFENKFYMALFNE
- a CDS encoding prevent-host-death family protein encodes the protein MTIMTSREFNQHLSQAQKAAQFSPVIITNRGEPAFVLMSYTEYQKTHIKPVRSALEALTPIDNEDIELVLQPRSTNRRKLSIFEDE
- the fitB_2 gene encoding Probable ribonuclease FitB; the protein is MYLLDTNIISEIRKINTGKANQGVIDWLSAVPGNQLYTNAIVLMELERGVSAKERKDKQQGAILRKWLEQVIKPFFAQRTLTIDAQTSQVCAKLHIPDHAPENDAWIAANAIQHNFILVTHNTNNFARTGVKLLDPFKS